Genomic window (Polaribacter batillariae):
ATCCCCGAAGATAAATCTACAGCAGGAGCTGGCGTATTAAAGTTTAATCCCATTGCTCTTCTTTTTACTTTATTAATAGCCTCTAAAGCACTTGCTGAAGGACTACCTCCTGCCATATTTGCTGCTTCTGCATAAATTAATAAAACGTCTGCGTATCTAAGCATTACATTAAAACCTTCACCATCATCATTAATCGTTTGTCCAGCATCTCTGTACTTAGCCATATGAGGTTGAACACCTGCAGTAACATAGTCTGTACCATCTGCAAATACAGATGTAAACGTTGCATCTTTCCTAGGACTATCCGGAAAAGCGTTGAAAAATCTATCTTCACTGTAGAAATCACCCCAACCTCCTTCTCCATTACCCCAATGGCGAGAAGCTATATGCATATGGCTTCCTGAAACGCCTCCAGCAGCAATTGATCCATAAAAAGCAAAAATAAATTCCTTATTAGAAAGTTTATTTGACTCTTGCCACAAGTCTGAGAAGTTAGGCTCTAGATCATACACACCACTCTTAATCACTTCATCTGCTTTATCTCTTGCCTTTGCATAATATGAAGCGTCTTCTAAAGGCCAACCTGTCATTGTTAAATATACTTTGGCTAATAAAGCTTGAGCTGCTCCTTTTGTTGGGCGACCGGGATCTGGAAAAGAAAGTGGTAACTTATTTTCAGCATCAGTTAAATCTGAAATTATAGAATCATATATTTCTTTTACAGATGATTGCTTAAGATTCTCTATATCTGTTTGATTTTCGAAAGTAGTTAGTTGTACTTCACCAAACCATCTTACTAGAAAGAAAAAGTTAAATGCTCTAATAAATTTAGCTTGCCCCTCCAGTTCACCCAATCTTTGAGCTGGTATATCTTTTGCATTTTTAATATTACCAATTATTGTATTGGCATTCGCAATTGATTGATATAACTGTCTCCATACATTAAGAATAGATTGATCATTTCCATTAGGGCTTAACCTATCTAAATCTCTAAAAATACCAGCATCTGATCTTACATCTTCTGCACCAGAAGTCATAATAAGAGGATATCCATAGTCAAAACCAGAATAACCAGTATATAATGCTTGGAAAGTTCCTGTTAATGCTGCCTCAAACTCGCTTTCAGTAGTAAAAAAAGAGTTAGGGCTAAGAAGTGATTGTGGAGTTTCTTCTAAATTTACATCTGCACATTTTATAAATGAGAGAGTGAAAACTATTGTAACTATAAAAATTAAATATTTTTTCATTTTTCTTTATTTTAAAATTTTATATCTAAACCTAATGTATATCTCTTTTGTGACGGATATGTTGCTAAATCTACACCTGCGAAAGTATCTACACCGTTAGAATTATTTGATTCAGGATCAAAACCTGTATAATCTGTAATTGTTAAAAGGTTAGTACCCGTGAAATACAATCTAAGAGATGAAATATTTAAAGAATTAGTTACCTCATCTGAAAAATCATATCCTAGTGTTACATTTTTTAATCTTAGATATGAACCGTCTTCAACCCATCTACTCGAATTACGAAAAGCCCCAACCTGATCATGCCCTGGTACATTTGTGTTTTCATTATTGGGTGTCCAAGCATTTAAAAGGTTAACACTCGTACCATCATCACTTGATTCTGTTCTAGATCTACCAATGTTATAGATATCATTACCCTGTGAACCAATAATTAAAGTATTTAGGCTAAAGTTTCCGTATGTAAAAGTATTGTTCCAGCCAAAAGTATAATCTGGTAATGCATTAGCAATATTGATAAAATCATCATTATTGATTACACCATCATTATTTTGATCTACATATTTTGGAGAACCAGGAGTAGTCCCATAAGCTGATGCGAGTACCGCCTCATTACTTTTCCAGACACCTGCATATTCTAATCCTTTAATAAGACCTATTGGCTGACCAACTTCTAGCCAAATAGCATCAGAGAAACCAGGTAAACCTGCACCTCCTAATCTAACGCTTGTTTGATTGTCTGTTAAAGATAATACCTCATTTCTATTCATTGAAAACGTTAGGTTCGTATTCCATTTGAACTTATCATTTCTTACGGGAGTTCCAGAAATTGCAATTTCAAAACCTTCATTAAGAACTTCACCTGCA
Coding sequences:
- a CDS encoding RagB/SusD family nutrient uptake outer membrane protein; translated protein: MKKYLIFIVTIVFTLSFIKCADVNLEETPQSLLSPNSFFTTESEFEAALTGTFQALYTGYSGFDYGYPLIMTSGAEDVRSDAGIFRDLDRLSPNGNDQSILNVWRQLYQSIANANTIIGNIKNAKDIPAQRLGELEGQAKFIRAFNFFFLVRWFGEVQLTTFENQTDIENLKQSSVKEIYDSIISDLTDAENKLPLSFPDPGRPTKGAAQALLAKVYLTMTGWPLEDASYYAKARDKADEVIKSGVYDLEPNFSDLWQESNKLSNKEFIFAFYGSIAAGGVSGSHMHIASRHWGNGEGGWGDFYSEDRFFNAFPDSPRKDATFTSVFADGTDYVTAGVQPHMAKYRDAGQTINDDGEGFNVMLRYADVLLIYAEAANMAGGSPSASALEAINKVKRRAMGLNFNTPAPAVDLSSGMSQSDFDDAVINERNWELAFELNRWFDLVRKKMIVQVNQSIHPNVTENNRLLPKPTAQLIPGVLEQNPGY